One window from the genome of bacterium encodes:
- a CDS encoding transketolase C-terminal domain-containing protein, with the protein MPERIIKYTEAIKEATDQVMEIDPSVFVIGLGVSYKNGADGTTSGLKMKYADRVFDVPVSEAAFTGMAVGSAINGLRPIVHHGRVEFALFASDSIFTQAAKWNYMFGGNNNVPIVFRINVGRQWGNGPQHTQALYSLFGNVLGLKVVIPSTPKMAKGLLVSALRDKNPVVILEPRWLFQLKQDVPVEIYGEPLDKAKIMKEGKDITVVSYGDGLVSALEALSIIGDSVDVELIDVVSINPIDHETIFKSVKKTGRLLCVDTTNEAFNIGSEIISKVAQNQSIHLKNKPTSLACPNVPCPTSTALTEFYYPTKIDIANSILGLFNKPKVDKKLSFEELHLAPTLTII; encoded by the coding sequence ATGCCTGAAAGAATCATTAAGTATACTGAAGCAATCAAGGAAGCAACCGACCAAGTGATGGAAATCGATCCAAGTGTTTTTGTTATTGGTCTTGGGGTTTCATATAAAAACGGTGCAGATGGCACCACTTCGGGACTAAAAATGAAATATGCCGACAGGGTATTTGACGTACCGGTGTCCGAAGCTGCGTTTACGGGGATGGCAGTCGGGTCGGCGATTAATGGCCTTCGTCCGATTGTTCATCACGGAAGAGTGGAGTTTGCTTTATTTGCTTCAGACTCGATCTTCACTCAAGCAGCAAAATGGAATTATATGTTTGGTGGGAACAATAACGTGCCGATTGTATTTAGAATCAACGTCGGCAGACAGTGGGGTAACGGTCCACAGCATACCCAAGCCCTGTATTCATTGTTTGGGAATGTTCTGGGTCTTAAGGTGGTGATACCGTCTACCCCTAAAATGGCGAAGGGGCTCCTTGTCTCTGCTTTGAGAGATAAAAATCCTGTTGTTATTCTTGAACCTCGATGGCTTTTTCAACTAAAACAAGATGTTCCGGTCGAGATCTATGGTGAACCGCTTGATAAAGCAAAGATTATGAAAGAAGGGAAAGACATAACCGTCGTCTCTTATGGGGACGGTCTGGTTTCCGCGCTTGAAGCGCTTTCGATCATTGGCGATAGCGTTGACGTTGAATTGATAGACGTTGTCTCCATAAATCCCATTGACCACGAAACGATCTTTAAATCGGTCAAAAAGACGGGAAGACTCTTGTGTGTTGATACTACCAATGAAGCCTTTAATATCGGGTCAGAAATTATTTCCAAGGTGGCACAAAATCAATCAATACATTTGAAAAATAAGCCCACTTCTCTTGCTTGTCCCAATGTTCCATGCCCAACATCCACCGCATTGACCGAATTTTACTATCCGACAAAAATAGATATCGCCAATTCAATTCTTGGTTTGTTCAATAAGCCAAAGGTTGATAAAAAATTAAGTTTTGAAGAGCTCCACCTAGCACCAACGTTGACGATTATATGA
- a CDS encoding PfkB family carbohydrate kinase yields the protein MKKILVIGESCRDIFVYCNAERLAPDLPIPVLGAVEQKENPGMAANVERNIKGIFPQVDLYTNEKWREVTKTRYMHLNTNHIFIRVDTDHHIPQVNVESIPLSKYDIIAISDYNKGFLHEEDITYIIEHHNNVFIDTKKILGDWAAKAKFIKINNYEYERSKPYISKIISDKIIHTKGGEGAYFRGKQYAVMNKVEVKDTSGAGDSFFAALLVKYVETGDIEKAIMFANECASEVVKHRGVTVIQGNY from the coding sequence ATGAAAAAGATATTGGTAATAGGGGAAAGTTGTAGAGATATTTTTGTGTATTGCAATGCCGAACGTCTGGCTCCGGATTTGCCCATTCCAGTACTCGGCGCCGTTGAACAAAAAGAAAATCCAGGGATGGCGGCTAATGTCGAACGAAACATCAAGGGCATTTTCCCTCAAGTCGATCTATATACGAACGAGAAATGGCGGGAAGTGACCAAGACACGCTACATGCATCTTAATACAAACCATATATTTATTCGTGTTGATACGGATCACCATATCCCGCAAGTTAATGTAGAGAGCATCCCACTTTCAAAATATGACATCATTGCTATTTCTGACTACAACAAAGGATTTTTACATGAGGAGGATATAACTTACATTATTGAACACCATAATAATGTGTTTATTGATACTAAAAAAATATTAGGTGATTGGGCGGCAAAAGCGAAATTCATTAAAATAAACAACTACGAGTATGAACGATCAAAACCATATATATCTAAGATTATTTCAGATAAAATAATTCACACAAAAGGAGGAGAGGGGGCCTATTTTAGGGGCAAGCAATATGCGGTGATGAACAAGGTCGAAGTAAAAGATACGTCTGGTGCAGGAGACAGCTTTTTCGCAGCACTGCTTGTGAAATATGTTGAAACGGGAGATATTGAGAAAGCAATTATGTTTGCAAACGAGTGCGCGTCTGAAGTAGTCAAACACAGAGGTGTTACGGTGATACAGGGGAATTATTGA
- a CDS encoding GIY-YIG nuclease family protein — protein sequence MYYIYILKSKKNKRWYTGSTNNLRKRFKEHNNGKSSWTKKGIPWELIYYEACHNEEDTRSRELYLKSGMGKRYIKNRLKRFLSLMG from the coding sequence ATGTATTATATCTACATATTGAAAAGCAAGAAGAATAAACGATGGTATACTGGAAGCACAAATAATCTACGGAAACGTTTTAAAGAGCACAACAATGGCAAATCTAGTTGGACAAAAAAGGGAATTCCTTGGGAACTGATATATTATGAAGCGTGTCATAACGAAGAAGATACAAGGTCGAGAGAGTTATATTTAAAATCGGGAATGGGTAAACGATATATAAAGAATAGATTAAAACGTTTCCTGTCTCTAATGGGATGA